The following proteins are encoded in a genomic region of Pseudorca crassidens isolate mPseCra1 chromosome 5, mPseCra1.hap1, whole genome shotgun sequence:
- the TF gene encoding serotransferrin: MRLAVCALLACAVLGLCLAVSEKTVRWCTVSSHEANKCSSFRENMNKVLADTGPFVSCVKKTSYIDCIKAIMDNEADAVTLDGGLVFEAGLKPYNLKPVVAEYYGPKDMPQTQYYAVAVVKKGTEFGLKELKGKKSCHTGLGRSAGWNIPMGLLYWDLPEPHESLQRAAASFFAGSCVPCADQSAFPKLCQLCAGKGTDKCACSNHEPYFGYSGAFKCLMEDAGEVAFVKHTTVFENLPNEAARDEYELLCRDNTRGPVDEYERCHLARVPSHAVVARSMGGKEDLIWELLNQAQEHFGRDTSESFQLFSSPHGKDLLFKDSANGFLKIPPKMDSWLYLGYEYVTALRNLREDTRPIASKDECKKVKWCAVHHQEKAKCDMWSVSSEGKIECESADSTEECIAKIMKGEADAMSLDGGYIYIAGKCGLVPVLAENYKSEGQNCTTTLEDGYLAVAVVKKSDTDLNWNNLKGRKSCHTAVDRTAGWNIPMGLLYNNINHCEFDKFFSEGCAPGSLRDSSLCALCIGSEGVPGRECLPNNHERYYGYSGAFRCLVEKGDVAFVKAQTVTENTGGNNTEEWAKTLQEKDFELLCTDGSRKSVEKATDCHLARAPNHAVVSREDKAACVCRILNKQQAQFGKNGTNCPSSFCLFDSENKDLLFRSDTKCLAPLPNATTYETYLGTEYVTAVANLRRCSTSKLLEACSFHRP, translated from the exons ATGAGGCTCGCCGTCTGCGCTCTGCTAGCCTGCGCGGTCCTGG GGCTGTGTCTGGCTGTCTCAGAGAAAACTGTGAGGTGGTGCACCGTTTCAAGTCATGAGGCCAATAAGTGCTCCAGTTTCCgtgaaaatatgaataaagtcCTCGCTGATACTGGTCCTTTTGTCTCCTGTGTGAAGAAGACCTCCTACATTGATTGCATCAAGGCCATCATG GATAATGAAGCAGATGCTGTGACGTTGGATGGTGGCTTGGTATTTGAGGCAGGCCTGAAGCCCTACAACCTGAAGCCTGTAGTGGCAGAGTACTATGGCCCGAAAGATA TGCCGCAAACTCAGTATTACGCTGTGGCCGTGGTGAAGAAGGGCACTGAGTTCGGTCTGAAAGAGCTCAAAGGCAAGAAGTCCTGCCACACAGGCCTCGGCAGATCTGCTGGGTGGAATATCCCCATGGGCTTACTTTACTGGGACTTGCCTGAGCCACATGAATCTCTTCAGAGAG CAGCGGCCAGTTTCTTCGCGGGCAGCTGCGTCCCCTGTGCGGATCAGTCGGCTTTCCCCAAACTGTGCCAACTGTGTGCGGGGAAGGGGACCGACAAGTGCGCCTGCTCCAACCATGAACCGTACTTCGGCTACTCAGGGGCCTTCAA GTGTCTGATGGAGGACGCTGGGGAAGTGGCCTTTGTCAAGCACACCACGGTATTTG AGAACCTGCCTAACGAGGCTGCCAGGGACGAGTATGAGCTGCTCTGCAGGGACAACACCCGGGGGCCTGTGGACGAGTACGAGAGGTGCCACCTGGCCCGGGTCCCTTCCCACGCTGTCGTGGCACGAAGCATGGGCGGCAAGGAGGACTTGATCTGGGAGCTTCTTAACCAGGCCCAG GAACATTTTGGCAGAGATACCTCTGAAAGCTTCCAGCTCTTCAGCTCCCCTCATGGGAAGGACCTGCTGTTTAAGGACTCTGCCAATGGGTTTTTAAAGATTCCTCCTAAGATGGACTCCTGGCTCTACCTGGGATATGAGTATGTCACCGCTCTCCGGAATCTAAGAGAAGATACAC GCCCGATCGCCTCAAAGGATGAATGCAAGAAGGTGAAGTGGTGTGCAGTGCACCACCAGGAGAAGGCCAAGTGTGATATGTGGAGTGTGAGCAGTGAAGGGAAAATAGAGTGTGAATCGGCAGACAGCACTGAAGAATGCATCGCCAAGATAATG AAAGGAGAAGCTGATGCCATGAGCTTGGATGGAGGCTACATCTACATAGCAGGCAAATGTGGTCTGGTGCCTGTCCTGGCAGAGAACTACA AAAGTGAGGGTCAAAATTGTACAACCACACTAGAGGACG GGTACCTTGCTGTGGCTGTGGTTAAGAAATCAGATACTGATCTCAACTGGAACAATCTGAAAGGCAGGAAGTCCTGCCACACTGCAGTAGACAGAACCGCTGGTTGGAACATCCCCATGGGTCTGCTCTACAATAATATTAACCACTGTGAATTTG ATAAATTTTTCAGTGAAGGCTGTGCTCCTGGGTCTCTGCGAGATTCCAGTCTCTGTGCTCTGTGCATTGGCTCAGAAGGTGTTCCGGGAAGGGAGTGTCTTCCCAACAACCATGAGAGATACTATGGCTATTCAGGGGCTTTCAG GTGTCTGGTTGAGAAGGGAGACGTAGCCTTTGTGAAGGCCCAGACTGTCACAGAGAACACTGGTG GAAACAACACTGAAGAGTGGGCAAAAACACTGCAGGAGAAAGATTTTGAGCTGCTGTGCACCGACGGAAGCAGGAAGTCTGTGGAGAAGGCTACTGATTGCCACCTGGCCCGAGCCCCGAATCATGCTGTGGTCTCACGGGAAGATAAGGCAGCTTGTGTTTGCAGAATATTAAACAAACAGCAG GCTCAATTTGGAAAAAATGGAACTAACTGCCCGAGCAGTTTTTGTTTGTTCGACTCAGAAAACAAGGACCTTCTGTTTAGGAGTGACACTAAATGTTTGGCTCCACTTCCGAACGCAACAACGTATGAAACCTACTTAGGAACTGAGTATGTCACAGCTGTGGCTAACCTGAGACGATGCTCAACCTCAA AACTCCTGGAAGCCTGCAGTTTCCACAGACCTTAA